In a single window of the Anabas testudineus chromosome 19, fAnaTes1.2, whole genome shotgun sequence genome:
- the LOC113156712 gene encoding clarin-3 has translation MPSIQKMLFFISSALVTAVSVGLLGYGMSANWATTTIECARSGSGHFNGSAKITMTLFNGTVLRTFCPFGGSDRFDVFPALTTKGGTPIALHGLVLCLLGLCLLFSACTILISLYNSVSNPYETYMGPVGIYTCSSLSACFSFAVLIIFFVNVTVTNMAQDVVMSFAGVVDLGDKSSNMLQGYYFVIPYTVLALFDIALIFLYDHAAYTHRREQQRPTEDAPKEIMMY, from the exons ATGCCTTCCATTCAGAAGATGCTATTTTTCATATCCAGTGCGCTGGTCACTGCCGTATCTGTGGGGCTGTTGGGGTACGGCATGTCAGCGAATTGGGCTACGACAACCATCGAATGTGCAAGAAGTGGAAGTGGCCACTTTAATGGATCTGCTAAAATAACTATGACTCTTTTCAATGGGACTGTATTAAGAACTTTTTGCCCCTTTGGAGGCAGTGACAGATTTGATG tgtttcCTGCGTTGACAACAAAAGGAGGTACCCCGATCGCCCTGCACGGTTTGGTTTTGTGCCTGTTGGgtctgtgtctgctgttttCTGCCTGCACCATCCTTATCTCCCTGTACAACAGTGTCAGTAATCCTTATGAGACCTACATGGGGCCTGTGGGCATCTACACCTGCAGCTCACTCAGTG CTTGCTTTTCCTTTGCGGTCCTTATCATATTTTTCGTCAATGTCACCGTGACCAACATGGCACAGGATGTGGTAATGAGCTTCGCTGGTGTTGTAGACCTGGGGGACAAGtcttcaaacatgctgcagggATACTACTTTGTCATCCCTTACACAGTGTTGGCGCTCTTTGACATTGCCTTGATCTTCCTGTACGACCACGCAGCTTACACACATAGGAGAGAACAGCAGAGGCCGACTGAGGATGCACCTAAGGAAATAATGATGTATTAG